In a single window of the Tellurirhabdus bombi genome:
- a CDS encoding sulfate adenylyltransferase subunit 1 produces the protein MDLLRFITAGSVDDGKSTLIGRLLYDSKSILADQLEAIERASKSRDEGEIDLALLTDGLRSEREQGITIDVAYRYFQTPQRKFIIVDAPGHIQYTRNMVTGASNCQLAIVLVDARHGVVEQTRRHSLIASLLGIPHIVVAVNKMDLVDYSQDVFSNICIQYAELAQKLSLSKDVTYIPLSALNGDNVVDKSVHMPWYDGKTLLSHLEDVAIDHDENLTHARFPVQYVIRPQTTDLHDYRGYAGKITSGIFRKGDAVTVLPSGETSTVEAIELAEAHYDEAFAPMSVILHLADDVDVSRGNLIVKSDRQPIVSQNIEAMLCWMDTKALKAGSKYTLQHGTFRTRCVVREIVYQLNINTYEEATDVDSLKLNDIAKVILKTAQPVSFDPYTQNRVNGGAILIDETSNVTVGALMLRGEVE, from the coding sequence ATGGACTTACTTAGATTTATTACCGCAGGGAGTGTCGATGATGGCAAAAGTACGCTGATTGGCCGCCTGTTATACGATTCCAAATCCATTCTGGCCGACCAGCTGGAAGCCATCGAACGGGCCAGCAAAAGCCGCGACGAGGGAGAAATAGACTTAGCGTTGCTTACCGACGGCCTCCGCTCCGAACGCGAGCAGGGCATCACCATCGATGTGGCTTACCGCTATTTTCAGACGCCACAACGCAAATTTATCATTGTTGATGCGCCGGGGCACATCCAGTATACCCGCAACATGGTGACGGGCGCTTCGAACTGCCAGTTGGCTATCGTTCTGGTTGATGCCCGTCATGGGGTGGTGGAGCAAACACGCCGGCATTCGCTCATTGCATCGCTGCTGGGCATTCCGCACATTGTGGTGGCGGTGAATAAAATGGATTTGGTTGATTACTCGCAGGATGTTTTCTCCAATATCTGCATCCAGTACGCAGAACTGGCCCAGAAATTATCACTTTCAAAAGACGTTACGTATATCCCACTAAGCGCACTTAACGGCGATAATGTGGTGGATAAATCGGTTCATATGCCGTGGTACGACGGAAAAACGCTGCTGAGCCACCTCGAAGACGTAGCCATCGATCACGACGAAAACCTGACCCACGCCCGTTTTCCGGTGCAGTACGTCATTCGTCCGCAGACGACCGACTTACACGACTACCGGGGTTATGCCGGAAAAATCACAAGTGGTATTTTCCGTAAAGGGGATGCCGTCACGGTACTTCCTTCCGGCGAAACCTCCACGGTCGAAGCCATCGAACTGGCCGAAGCGCACTACGACGAAGCCTTTGCGCCGATGTCGGTCATTCTTCACTTAGCGGACGATGTGGACGTAAGCCGGGGAAATTTGATCGTTAAATCAGACCGTCAGCCTATCGTTAGCCAGAACATCGAAGCCATGCTGTGCTGGATGGATACGAAAGCGCTGAAAGCAGGCAGTAAATACACGCTTCAGCACGGTACGTTCCGCACGCGCTGCGTGGTTCGTGAAATTGTTTACCAACTTAATATCAATACCTACGAAGAGGCTACAGACGTTGATAGTCTAAAGCTGAACGACATTGCTAAAGTCATTCTGAAAACGGCGCAACCCGTTAGTTTTGACCCATATACTCAAAATCGTGTCAATGGCGGTGCCATCCTGATCGACGAAACTTCCAACGTAACGGTAGGCGCGTTGATGCTGCGTGGCGAGGTGGAATAA
- the cysD gene encoding sulfate adenylyltransferase subunit CysD, with protein sequence MKLDYLDQLESEAIHIMREVAGQFERPALLFSGGKDSITLVHLARKAFRPGKFPFPLVHIDTGHNFQEALDFRDWLAESLGERLVVRYVEDTIRAKGLKEPTGRNASRNALQTFTLLDTIEEFEFDACIGGARRDEEKARAKERVFSVRDEFGSWDPKRQRPELWNTYNGKIHKGENVRVFPISNWTELDVWNYIKRENIALPPIYFAHERELILRDGKLLATAKGVIQAEEGDQIVTRKVRFRTVGDISCTAAVESEAATLDAAIAEIQATRISERGETRIDDQVSEAAMEDRKKGGYF encoded by the coding sequence CGGGCAGTTTGAACGACCTGCGCTGCTGTTTTCGGGCGGTAAGGATTCCATTACCCTTGTCCATCTGGCGCGCAAAGCGTTCCGGCCCGGCAAGTTTCCGTTTCCGTTGGTGCATATCGATACAGGCCACAACTTTCAGGAGGCGCTCGATTTCCGGGATTGGCTGGCCGAAAGTTTAGGCGAACGCCTGGTTGTTCGTTACGTAGAAGATACCATTCGGGCAAAAGGCCTGAAAGAACCAACGGGGCGTAATGCCAGCCGTAATGCGCTGCAAACGTTTACGTTGCTCGACACCATCGAAGAATTTGAGTTTGATGCCTGCATTGGTGGTGCCCGCCGCGACGAAGAGAAAGCCCGCGCCAAAGAACGTGTCTTTTCAGTCCGCGACGAATTTGGTTCCTGGGACCCTAAGCGCCAGCGTCCAGAACTCTGGAATACTTACAACGGCAAAATTCACAAAGGCGAGAATGTCCGCGTATTTCCGATTTCCAATTGGACTGAACTCGATGTCTGGAATTATATCAAACGCGAAAATATTGCCCTCCCTCCCATTTACTTTGCCCACGAGCGCGAACTGATTCTGCGCGATGGGAAATTACTGGCTACGGCCAAGGGAGTGATCCAAGCCGAAGAAGGCGATCAAATTGTCACCCGGAAAGTACGTTTCCGCACCGTAGGTGACATTTCCTGTACGGCTGCCGTTGAGTCTGAGGCCGCTACGTTGGATGCCGCCATTGCCGAAATTCAGGCCACCCGCATCAGCGAACGGGGGGAAACCCGCATCGACGACCAGGTATCCGAAGCCGCCATGGAAGACCGGAAAAAGGGGGGATATTTTTAA